In Bacillus toyonensis BCT-7112, a single window of DNA contains:
- a CDS encoding DinB family protein codes for MLKLFQYNWQVRDDWFTWCEDISAEELVKKRVGGFGSILHTLFHIVDVEYMWILGLRGESVPEEPVFEEYASLQKVKNLSAQYHEKVKPFVTSWTNEMDSRKLSKADFKEEPISSRDAPIRRRVIECTNGELIRHVIVHEIHHIGQLSIWAREIGKEPVSANLRGRGLFDN; via the coding sequence ATGTTGAAACTGTTTCAATATAACTGGCAAGTTCGTGATGATTGGTTTACATGGTGCGAAGACATATCGGCTGAAGAACTAGTAAAGAAACGGGTCGGTGGGTTCGGCAGTATACTACATACCCTATTTCATATTGTAGATGTGGAATATATGTGGATCTTAGGGTTGCGCGGTGAATCAGTCCCTGAGGAACCAGTGTTTGAAGAGTATGCCAGCTTACAAAAAGTGAAAAATCTTTCAGCTCAATACCACGAGAAAGTGAAGCCGTTTGTGACTTCTTGGACAAATGAAATGGATTCTCGGAAACTTTCAAAAGCTGACTTCAAGGAAGAGCCGATTAGCTCAAGAGACGCACCAATTAGGCGCCGAGTCATTGAATGTACAAACGGAGAGTTAATACGTCATGTCATTGTCCACGAAATCCATCATATCGGCCAGTTATCTATATGGGCACGTGAGATAGGAAAGGAGCCAGTTTCCGCAAATCTGAGAGGGAGAGGGCTATTTGATAACTAG
- a CDS encoding GNAT family N-acetyltransferase, with product MRNLVIEEMKQLENEIEDLSKLLTTVVDDGASIGFLPPLEQKEATNYWQAVLAPEVILYVAKINNEVAGSVQLHLVTKPNGTHRAEICKLMTHPNFRRNGIGRSLMQKAEERAKLENRSLLVLDTREGDPSNRLYKSLGFQESGKIPGYAISPDGELDATVIYYKMI from the coding sequence ATGCGAAATTTAGTAATTGAAGAAATGAAGCAACTAGAAAATGAGATTGAAGATCTTTCTAAACTTTTGACAACGGTTGTAGATGATGGGGCATCAATTGGTTTTTTACCTCCACTGGAACAAAAAGAAGCAACAAATTATTGGCAAGCGGTATTAGCACCAGAAGTAATATTGTATGTTGCTAAAATAAACAATGAAGTGGCAGGAAGTGTTCAATTACATTTAGTTACAAAGCCTAACGGGACCCATAGAGCTGAGATTTGCAAGTTAATGACTCATCCGAATTTTAGACGTAACGGTATTGGACGTTCACTTATGCAAAAAGCAGAGGAAAGAGCGAAACTAGAAAACAGATCTCTTTTAGTATTAGATACTAGAGAAGGAGACCCTTCCAATAGATTGTACAAGTCATTAGGCTTTCAAGAATCCGGTAAAATACCAGGGTATGCAATTTCTCCGGATGGTGAGTTAGATGCAACGGTTATTTATTATAAAATGATTTAG
- a CDS encoding HD domain-containing protein has protein sequence MKYILDRKYARKLLDWAYEQNPGPWFEHSIHVANATEKIIVELIKNGYDLDVDIAYNAALLHDIGRYKGFTKSVIHSYDGYMYMNDLGYTGNAVICVTHSFPCKNEHIDIAAEWSLVPDYMKSRLIEILNEHSDYDLYNKVITLCDALADADGFTTLERRLVSVGLRHGTTSHTSLHWKGFYTIKNELESLIGKSIYTLLPDVEKSIYKNTEY, from the coding sequence ATGAAATATATATTAGACAGGAAATACGCAAGAAAATTACTGGATTGGGCATATGAACAAAACCCAGGTCCTTGGTTCGAACATTCAATTCATGTTGCCAATGCAACTGAAAAAATAATTGTAGAACTTATAAAAAATGGGTATGACTTAGATGTTGATATAGCATATAATGCCGCTCTCCTGCATGATATAGGAAGATATAAAGGTTTTACTAAATCTGTTATTCATTCCTATGATGGTTACATGTATATGAATGATTTAGGGTATACAGGAAACGCCGTTATATGTGTGACGCATTCATTTCCTTGCAAAAATGAGCATATAGATATCGCAGCAGAGTGGAGCCTTGTTCCTGATTATATGAAAAGCCGGTTAATTGAAATATTGAATGAACATAGTGACTATGACTTATACAATAAAGTAATTACTCTTTGCGACGCTCTCGCTGATGCAGATGGTTTTACTACGCTTGAAAGAAGATTGGTTTCTGTTGGTTTACGTCATGGCACAACCTCTCATACTTCTTTACATTGGAAAGGATTCTATACAATTAAGAATGAATTAGAATCTTTAATTGGGAAGAGCATATACACCCTTCTCCCTGATGTAGAGAAATCAATTTATAAGAATACAGAATATTAA
- a CDS encoding carboxymuconolactone decarboxylase family protein, whose protein sequence is MENQQFGSINDVLLHYKEGIGNFTQQIPEIAETYNAFTQACFQEGALTKREKQLIALGISLATQDEYCTIYHTKGCIDQGCSDKEILEACGVSTAFAGGAAMSQAVTLVQECMVELKNQSH, encoded by the coding sequence ATGGAAAATCAACAATTTGGCTCTATAAATGATGTATTACTTCATTACAAAGAAGGTATTGGAAATTTCACACAACAAATTCCTGAAATTGCAGAAACCTATAACGCTTTTACACAAGCGTGTTTTCAGGAGGGTGCATTAACTAAAAGAGAAAAACAGCTTATTGCATTAGGGATTAGTTTAGCAACACAAGACGAATATTGTACGATTTATCATACAAAGGGATGTATTGACCAAGGATGTTCTGATAAAGAAATTTTAGAAGCTTGTGGTGTTTCGACCGCGTTTGCTGGCGGAGCTGCAATGAGTCAAGCAGTAACTTTAGTACAAGAGTGTATGGTGGAATTAAAAAATCAAAGTCATTAA
- a CDS encoding alanine/glycine:cation symporter family protein: MEKLVEWLVGQVWSIGLVVFALGAGVYFTIATRFLQIRYFKEMIKLLFEGKSSETGISSFQAFCLALSGRVGIGNIAGVATAIAFGGPGAVFWMWVMALLGAASAFVESTLSQVYKSKVGNEYRGGTPYFIEKGLKMKWFAVIVAVVVTLSYGVLLPGIQSSSIAVGFENSNGISKYVTGIFLVVLLAAIIFGGVKRIAGVSQMLVPFMAIGYVIVTCIILIANVTEIPSMFALIFSSAFGVNEMFGGIVGAAIAWGVKRAVFSNVAGVGEATYSSAAAEVSHPAKQGLVQAFSVYIDTIVVCTATALMILITGMYNVIPEGKSAIVQNIGNVEAGPIYTQQAVETVMTGFGPIFISIAIFFFAFTTLLAYYYIAETTLTYLDRGLKYGWLKPVLKIGFLIMVYIGSVESASLLWNLGDLGIGSMAWLNLIAILLLSKTALKVLKDYEAQKKEGKDPVFDPKKVGMEGLTIWEERSKEGERKSSKEKMSVDDGLKL, translated from the coding sequence ATGGAAAAGTTAGTAGAGTGGTTAGTGGGGCAAGTATGGAGTATAGGTTTAGTTGTTTTCGCATTAGGAGCAGGAGTGTATTTTACCATTGCGACTCGTTTTTTACAGATTCGTTATTTTAAAGAGATGATTAAGCTACTTTTTGAAGGGAAAAGTTCAGAGACTGGAATATCATCCTTCCAAGCATTTTGTTTGGCTCTATCAGGAAGGGTTGGAATAGGTAATATCGCAGGGGTAGCAACAGCAATAGCTTTTGGGGGACCGGGCGCTGTATTTTGGATGTGGGTGATGGCACTTTTAGGAGCCGCTAGCGCATTTGTTGAATCAACATTATCTCAAGTATATAAAAGTAAAGTAGGAAATGAATATCGTGGCGGTACACCATATTTCATTGAGAAAGGTTTAAAAATGAAATGGTTTGCAGTCATTGTAGCGGTAGTTGTAACACTTTCATACGGCGTTTTATTACCAGGTATTCAATCGAGTAGTATCGCTGTTGGATTTGAAAACTCTAACGGTATTAGTAAATATGTAACAGGTATATTTTTAGTTGTGTTACTAGCAGCGATTATTTTTGGGGGAGTAAAAAGAATTGCTGGTGTGTCACAAATGTTAGTACCTTTTATGGCAATTGGCTATGTAATTGTTACATGCATCATTTTAATTGCAAATGTAACAGAAATTCCAAGTATGTTTGCTTTAATTTTCTCAAGTGCATTTGGTGTAAATGAAATGTTTGGCGGGATCGTTGGTGCAGCAATTGCATGGGGTGTAAAGCGAGCGGTGTTTTCAAACGTTGCAGGTGTTGGAGAGGCAACATATAGTTCGGCTGCTGCAGAAGTATCGCATCCTGCAAAACAAGGGTTAGTTCAAGCGTTTTCTGTATATATCGATACGATTGTAGTTTGTACAGCGACAGCGCTTATGATATTAATAACAGGTATGTACAATGTTATACCTGAAGGGAAAAGTGCAATTGTACAAAATATAGGCAATGTAGAAGCAGGTCCTATTTATACACAACAAGCAGTTGAAACTGTTATGACTGGATTTGGTCCAATATTTATTTCAATCGCAATCTTCTTCTTCGCATTTACAACTTTGCTTGCTTATTACTATATCGCAGAAACGACTCTCACTTATTTAGATCGTGGATTGAAATATGGATGGTTAAAACCAGTTTTAAAAATTGGATTTTTAATTATGGTATACATCGGTAGCGTAGAATCAGCTTCACTTTTATGGAATCTTGGAGATTTAGGAATCGGTAGTATGGCATGGTTAAACCTTATTGCAATCCTATTATTAAGCAAAACCGCATTAAAAGTGTTAAAAGATTATGAGGCGCAGAAAAAAGAAGGGAAAGATCCAGTATTTGATCCTAAAAAAGTAGGAATGGAAGGTTTAACGATTTGGGAAGAGCGAAGTAAAGAGGGAGAAAGGAAAAGTTCTAAAGAAAAAATGTCGGTGGATGATGGGCTGAAACTGTAA